In Aethina tumida isolate Nest 87 chromosome 2, icAetTumi1.1, whole genome shotgun sequence, the DNA window AGAATTCTGATATATCCAGAAATACATTAGAAAATGAGGAACATCCAGACGACATTTTCACTGAGGAACCTGACACTTCAGTTACTATGATTATGGACCATGAGGTTGTGCGAGATAGGGTGGAGGGAGCAGCATGGACACCTTCGCTCGGCGAACCCATGTTAACATTTTCAGAGAAAGACGGACACCTGTCGCAAATGCacactgttttaaatataaagcgAGAGATGTTAACTGAGCTGGAGAATTCTGATATATCCAGAAATACTTTAGGAAATGAGGAACATCCAGACGACATTTTCACTGAAGAACCTGACACTTCAGTCACTATGATTATGGACCATGAGGTTGTGCGAGATAGGGTGGAGGGAGCAGCATGGACACCTTCGCTCGGCGAACCCATGTtaactttttcaaaaaaagaCGGACACCTGGCGCAAATGCacactgttttaaatataaagcaaGAAATGTTAATTGGGCAAAAAACCAACCAAGAGTTGAGACAAGAACAGTTAGATATAAAGGGAGACGACTCACAGGATGACGAGAGTATCGAAGAGTTAGATGAAGATGATATTTTTCCTCCCACACCTGTGAGTAGTAGAAAGAGGAGAAGGAGCATATATTCCGTTGACaaagacaaattatttaaacttcgaTTGCATGTGGCAAAGTTAGATAAGCAGATAAAGGAAGAGGAACTAAATTTGGTTAGGATAAAGGCAAGAAACGAGGAGCAATACCACGAAatgagaattaaattaatgaacaatgaatttaacaattgttactattaatactattattattatattattatattttaataaattgacatcctattatgaatatttacaaaattggaTTACAATCAAcaattaagataataaaatttttaatatatatatgttagcttacgtcatcaccttcatcgatggaccgatgcgacgtgctcacatctatttagactagttttgttttataagcaaatctgaagtatttgtttacatttaatatttggggcagttcttaagaaagaaccaggcagtcaagctttagatgtcgagggttaaactacgtttgttgtaataaagcgtattattgtgaatttagtgttttaatcaaactaaaaagacagattaacagtcgctaatctatcatatatatatatatatatatatatatatatatataagtttgtattccttaaaattacttttacacTAGAAAAACAGgaaacagaattattttcttcaaaataaagaATCGTGACTATTACAAGTAAATCAGATTCTACTGATCCACAAACAATAGTGGATCTTATATCTTAATCTGATTAatagtatttaagttaaaattgaattaatagtaCCTGTACTTAGGGCGACGatttatatagtaaataaCTAAGTAATTAACACTGACAGGTATATAAtgcattataaaaatgacCACACTTTAAACATTGTATAAACTCAGTCACAGTAAACCCAAGAATCCCAAGATGTCTGAATTGTTTAACTACGGACTTACTAGACGCGGACACAAAACTCTGATTTATCAAGGCTATGAATACATAAGGCATCGTACAACTGTTAGCTCTGTTTCCCACTGGCGTTGCATAAAACGAACTAGTGAAAATTGTAGGTCGATCATGCATACAAAGGGGGTAGAAATAGTCCAGCACCCTGACGAACATACGTGCGTCAAAACGATATCCCCAAATCAACAAGCTAATTTGGATATGTCCAAAAATTCTCAAGAGTTGGACCAAGAACAGTTTACCAAAGATGTGAGAAGCAAGCAGTTGATCCCTGAAAACCCCGTGCGTGATGAACTAAAAAGTACAACAACCATATCCGAAGATATATTAATTCCGTCTGAAAAAGACGAAAGCTTGGAGCAAATGCGCactgatttatatataaagcGAGAGATGTTAAACGAACAGGAGTGTTGTGACATATCCAAAAATCCAGACGACATTTTCACTGAAGAGCTTGACACTACAGAGATCAAATCCGAAAATCAGACATATTTGGGGAAAAATGCGGAAGAGGGAGAAAGCTTGGAGCgaagtcaaataaatataaatcaaaatatgttaTCTGAGCAAGAATCTAATCTAGAGTTGGTCCAGGAACAATTGGACataaaagatgttttttcACAGGATGGCAACAGTCAAGACTTAGTTGAACTCAAGAATCTTCCTCCTACTCCTGCGAGTAGTAGAAAACGGAGAAGGACAATCCGTTCCTTTGACGAGGACGAATTACTTAACATTCGGTTAAAAGTGGCAAAGTTAGATCAGCAGATAAAGGAAGAGCAACTAAATTTGACGAGGTTGAAGGCAAGAAACGAGGACCAATATCACGAATTGAGAATGAAATTGAAGCTGTATGAATTTAACAATTGTTAATActatactattaaattttaatttatttaattattttaaaatttgtgaagaTTTGTAGATATTACAATTGAGAATTAAATTGAAgctgtataaatttaacacttatcaataaaactattaattaatttattttattattctaaaaattgacATAATCTAATAtgcataattacaaaaatgaacCACAATCTTTATATTATACGATATATGTAATCTTAAAATcatatatgtattaataaatttatattcttcaaaattacccataaaatacaaataagtaTTATTGTGAGCCTGAGTAAATCTATTACCTGCAGGGCATATATACATACACCTAAGAGTACGTTGTCACAGCATTGTTATCTCCTTCTTCAACAGTATCGGAATgtcaaataatacaattacatATAGACCAACTCGTCGGGGAGGTAAAGTCCTCATATATCAGAACCATGAATACGGAAAACATAAGACGACCACAGAAAAAATCACTTACTGGCGTTGCATAAAACGATCGGCTACAAACTGCAAGTCGATCTTGCATACCAAGGGGGTAAAA includes these proteins:
- the LOC126264618 gene encoding uncharacterized protein LOC126264618, with amino-acid sequence MSELLIYGSTHRGNKTLTYQGYKYLRHRTTTSSVIHWHCIKRPTQNCKSIMHTKEEKIVQHPGEHKCNQTKSNPNLPKNSSKVRNTQKVVQTQLEENAKSDQSTHPVENNPNSQLVQNELKSTTDVSKHTMILSKKGEDLEMRTVLNIKREMLTELENSDISRNTLENEEHPDDIFTEEPDTSVTMIMDHEVVRDRVEGAAWTPSLGEPMLTFSEKDGHLSQMHTVLNIKREMLTELENSDISRNTLGNEEHPDDIFTEEPDTSVTMIMDHEVVRDRVEGAAWTPSLGEPMLTFSKKDGHLAQMHTVLNIKQEMLIGQKTNQELRQEQLDIKGDDSQDDESIEELDEDDIFPPTPVSSRKRRRSIYSVDKDKLFKLRLHVAKLDKQIKEEELNLVRIKARNEEQYHEMRIKLMNNEFNNCYY